TGTACAAAGTCCGCAACAAGTTCCGTGTTCACAGGTACCGTTAGGGTTACTCCAGTCGCATATTCAGTATCTAAAATCGAGTACGCTTGACTTTCCAACCAATACTTAAGGGGTTCATATTGGGCATACTCGATTGTTAACGTCAGTTGGCGCCGTTCAATCCGTTGTACCAAGCCCACAGTTGCCACTGCACTCGCCATCGTCCCAGCGTAGGCTCTAATCAAGCCACCAGCGCCCAACTTGATGCCCCCAAAATAACGCGTTTGTACGGCGACAACGTCATGAATACCGTTGTTTTTCAATACCTCTAACATTGGTACCCCAGCCGTACCAGCCGGTTCGCCGTCATCAGAATAACGTTGAATTTCATCACGATCACCTAGTAAATAGGTCCAGACATTATGGTTTGCCTTGCGATTGGCTTGACTAATACGTTCGATAAACGCTTTGGCCGCTGCCTTATCTGTGACGCGCATTAAGCTGACAATAAATCGTGACTTTTTAATCACTTGCTCATACGTATACTCAGATTGGGCAATTGTAATATAAGGTGCTGTCATCAAACTTACCTACCTTAACTAACATCGTAAAATGGGAGGAGATGCTAACATCCCCTCCCAATTAACTTCAATCTAATTAAATCATAATAAACATTGGCAAAATCAATGGTCGCCGCTTAGTTTGTTCGTACAAGAAACGTTGCAAACGTGAAATAACGGCATTACGAATTGAATGCTCCGTTGCACCTGGTTCGTGCATCGCAGTGAGCAACGCATGGAAAATTTCCTTACGTCCTTCGTTGATCAATTCTTCAGATTCACGCATATAGATAAAGCCACGTGACAAGATATCCGGACCAGCCGTGATTTCTTGGCTCTTCAAATCAATTGTAGCCACGACGACGACCAAGCCATCCTGTGATAGCATTTGACGATCACGTAGGACGGCAGTGCCGATATCACCGATACCGTTACCATCGACATACGTGTCTTCAGCTGGGATGTGGTCTGCCAAGCGAGCTGAATCAGCCGTTAAAGCCAACACATCTCCATTATCTAAGACGAAGATATTCTCTTCAGGAACACCAACTTGCTCACCTAGACCAGCATGGACTTTCAACATCCGATACTCACCATGGACTGGCATGAAGTACTTCGGTTTCATCAAAGACAACATCAACTTCTGCTCTTCTTGACCACCGTGACCAGAGGTGTGAATGTTATTCACTTTACCATGAATCACATCCGCCCCGGCCTCTTCTAATTCGTTGATCACGCGGTTAACTGACTGCGTGTTACCAGGAATGGGTGAAGAGGAGAAGATGACTGTGTCCCCAGGCTTAATCGAGATTTGCTTATGTGTCCCATTCGCAATACGGGCCAATGCCGCCATGGGTTCACCTTGTGATCCGGTAGACAGAATTAACACTTCATTGTCTGGCAGGCGATTGATTTCGCGGGCATCAACGAGCATATCCTCAGGAATATCAAGGTAGCCTAAGGCACGACCATTTGTGACCGCGTTGTCCATTGAACGACCGAAGACCGAAATTTTGCGACCATGTGCGATCGCAGCTTCAGTGGCCATTTGGACACGCGACATGTTTGAGGCGAAGGTCGCAAAAATAATCCGGCCATCAATTTCATCAAACAATTTGTCAATCGTCTTACCGACCCATTTTTCTGACTTGGAGAATTCATCACGTTCAGCATTGGTTGAGTCAGACATTAATAGTAAGACCCCTTCAGAACCAATCCGTGCCATCTTTTGCAAGTTTGGTGGCTGCTTAGTGGTTGGCGTGAGATCAAACTTAAAATCACCCGTCTCCACGATCACACCAGCTGGTGTCGTGATGGACATCCCAAAAGTATCAGGAATGGAGTGTGTTGTTCGGAAGAACTCCACTGACATGTGGTCGAATTTAATGACATCATCTTCTGACAATTCATGTAATTCAACCTTACCAAGTAAGTGATGTTCGTCCAATTTGTTTCTAATTAACGCTAAGGCGAGTGGTCCTGCATAAACAGGAACGTTCACAGCATTTAAGAAAAAGTGAATGGCACCGATGTGATCTTCGTGCCCGTGGGTAATCAATAACGCCTTCACTTTGTCACGATTTGCAATGAGGTATGAGTAATCAGGAATGACATAATCAATCCCAAGTAACTCATCTTCTGGGAACTTAACACCGGCGTCAATGACGATAATTTCGTCTTGCACTTGAATCGCATACGTATTCTTACCGATTTCGCCCATACCACCCAAAGCAAATACCGCTGTCTCGTCTGAACGTATATCCAGATTTGTTGACATTCAAATACCGCCTTAGTCTTCTTTGGCAGCTGCCAATTCGGCAACCGTCACAACTTTGAAATTAACACCTTGTTGTTCATAGGCCAAAGCCTTGTCTGACAACGCCTCGATCAGTTCGATGTTGTGGCTGGTGTTTTCTTCAACGATCATCCGAGCTTCAGGCATGTTCGCTGCATCAATGTACAATGAACGTGTGTCTTCACGCTTAGGGTTACGTTTCTTTGTCTCTTGGTAATAAACCTTAAAAATCATGAGATAAATCTCTCCTAAATATAAATTTTCTGTTAGCTAATTAGTCGACGACTAACTAGATCGAACTTTCTTGTTCCGAACATTCTTATTATATAGTGTATCAGAAAATGCAAGACTATTCCATATTTCGTATTCTTTTACGCACGAAAAAACGACATTATCAGTTAATAATGTCGTCAGATAAGCGGACGACGGGAATCGAACCCGCATTCCCAGCTTGGAAGGCTGGAGCACTAGCCATTGTACTACATCCGCATATTAAGTTGATACCTTGTCTAACCAGACAAAGCGGACGACGGGAATCGAACCCGCATTCCCAGCTTGGAAGGCTGGAGCACTAGCCATTGTACTACATCCGCATATCCACGACTTCTCGCAAACAACAATATTCATAATAAAATGTTTTGCAACGGATGTCAACACTTTCCCGCTATTTCAATTAAGCGTATGATGTAGATAACAGATTAGGAGGTTTGATTATGTACGTTTATACCTTTAACAACAGTACCGATCAAGTACCAGCCGTTGGGTTTGGTACCTGGAGTCTCAAGGGGGATGCCGGGATCGCAGCCATCAAGCAGGCCCTCACCAATGGCTACACCTATCTAGACGGTGCCTTTAACTATGATAACGAAGCCACTGTGGGCGAGGCGATTCGGCAGTCCGGTAAAGCCCGCGATGAATTGATCATTGCTTCTAAATTGCCTGGTCGCTATCAACATTACCAGGCCGCTTTGGATACCATTCAAGAATCCCTCCTCCGTTTGAACTTAGAATTTTTTGATGTTTATCTGATCCATTGGCCAAATCCTAAACAAGATCTTTACGTTGAAGCTTGGCAGGCCCTAATTGAAGCTAAAAAGCGGGGTTGGGTTAAGCACATTGGGGTGTCAAACTTTACACCGGCCCATATTGATCGCTTGATTGCCGAAACCGGCGTGACCCCTGAAATCAATCAAGTTGAGCTCCACCCATACTTTAACCAAGAAGGAACGTTGGTCTATGATCGTGAGCATAAAATCATCACCCAAGCCTGGAGCCCATTGGGCCGAGGCAGTGAAATTTTGAACGATCCTGTGTTGACGTCCATTGCAAAGGCACATGCCAGATCAGTTGGTCAAGTGATTCTACGTTGGGATCTACAACGTGGCGTGATGGCACTACCAAAGTCAACTAATGCCGCTCGTCAACGCGAAAATTTGGCGATTTTAGATTTTGAATTAACTGGGGATGAAGTCCAAATGATTAACTCTCTCTCTCGGGTTGATGGACGTTTACAGAACCAAGATCCAGATATTTATGAAGAATTTTAAGGTAGCTACAAAAAACACCACCCGTCAGTGATGACGGATGGTGTTTTTTTAGTCGATTTATTTGTGGTTTTGTTGGGCCTTCATTTGCGCCATCATTTGGTTCAAACGCTTTTGTGAAGGCTTTTGACCCATTGAAGTCATCATTGATTTCATCATCTCTTCAGAGATAGGTGGGTTCTTCTTCAAATAACTTTCCATTGAACGACGGGCCAAAAAGAACCCAGCAATGGCACCCAAAACTGCCGCAATCACGACAATAACGATCCAAATACTTGTACTCATAATTGTTTTCTCCATGTATGGTAGCTAACTACCCATAATTTATTCATCTTATATTCTATACGAAAAATAAGTTACTGGCTATGTAATTCACAAATTCTTAATAACCAGTTATGCCAGCAGCGCGGTGCCCGCGACTAAACCTGTCATGAACTGCCCGTGCTGGATTCAAATTAATCTTCGCGGACACCCTTTTCGCGTTGCACTTGTTTAATCTTTTCAGGCGTCACTTCATTACCATCATCATCGAATACTTGTAACATTTCGACCTGTGAGCGGAAGGCTGCCCGGAAGTTGGCCAAGAATTCTTGGCGCAAATCAGCGCGTTCAGCTTCCTCTTCTTTTGTCAATCCTTCAGCCGTCTTGTCCTTTGCTGCCAATTCGTTAATCCGTGTCCGAACCGCTAAGATACGTTCACTTTCAGCCATCTTTTCACCCTCACTTCATCTTTTAATTTTACCTGATGCTTATTTTACCACGTTTAAGAAATTGTTTCTGTCCGAACATTTTGCCAGACAAACGCGCTTTAACCATGTAAAATTTGAGACAGAACTATATTTGAAAGGAGGCCTGCGCATGGCTGAACGTGGTCACACATCTGATATTATCCTTCGTTTCATCTATTCCTTTCTCCAATCCAACGGTTACCCACCCGCGATTCGTGAGATTGCGCAAGCCGCGAATTTGGCTTCACCTTCAACGGTGCACGGTCATTTGAAACGTTTAGAAAGTAAAGGCTTTTTGGTTCGCCATGATGATAAAAATCGCGCTATCGAGCTAACCGAAGCTGGATTAGCACATCTTGGCATCTACCAAGCAATCACCACAATGCCCGTTTTTGAACTGGCCACCATCAAATTTGATGACAATTCCGTACCGCAATTCCCCATTCCACCGAATTTATTACAACACCGCGGTAAACTTTTCATGATGCGTTATCATGGCAGTCATTTAAAAAATATGGGCATTTTAGATGGTGATAATATCATTGTGCGGCGTCAAGAAACCATCGATAACGGTGAAATTGCGATTGTCCGCTACCGGGCGGATGAGTACTATATCGGTCGGTATTTCCAAGAGACTGAACGCATCCGTATCACCACCGATAACGATGGCATTGCCCCAGATCTATTAGACCCGGCGTACCTCACAATTTTAGGCCGTGTCGTCGGTCTATACCGGGACTCAATTTACTAAAAAAGCACTAAGCCACAGCAAAACGGCTTAGTGCTTTTTTATGCTTGAATATCACGAACAATGTAAACCGCTGTGTATACCGGTGCTAAGACCGAACTAATGGCAAATAACTGATCGATTACCCCGATTAAAGGCAGTCCCATCGCTTGGACACCTAATCGTAAAATAGAGAACAAAATCATCAAAAGGGCTGCCAAGCGCCAGACGTTATTTAAAGCTGGATGATCTAACCGACCATATTGCAAGCCAATTTGATAAAAGGATACGGCTAACAATATGACGATGATGAGACTCACTAGTGCGCGAACCGAGATGGTTTGGTCAGCGCTGATGACACTGGCCATCGAAGTTGGTGGCCAAATCACGGCGAACACGACCCAAACTGCCCAACCGATCGTCGCTCCACGTACCGCCACCATCAATTTAGCTTCACGATGATACTGTGCCAGTAAAAAAAGCGCACTAAAAATTAAAAGGATCAATAAATTCCCCAACAAATTAACGCCCATAAAGCCTGCTTGCATTGGGGCATCACGGGCGAATAACACTTCGCGGGGATACGCAATTGGCTGGAAAAGCCGCCAGAACAACCCACCCAATAGCGGCATTAGGACAATCACAACGCCCCCGAAAATTCCGGCTAGCCACACAAATCGTTGCTGCCACCACTTTTGTTGCATGTTTCAAACTCCATTCTGCACTTGCAAATGATATGTACACAGGCATAACGCCTGTAAATGTTTATTTCCGTAGGTTCAATTCAGAGATTTTCAACAACACATCCACGGCTTGGGCCATGACGGTTGTCGAAACGTACTCAAAACGACCATGCATGTTCTCGCCACCAGCAAACAAGTTTGGTGTGGGCAAGCCCAAGAAGGTAATCTTTGAACCATCAGTTCCCCCACGTACGGGTTCGATGATTGGTTCAATCGCTAATTCCTTCATTGCCTGCTCAGCCAAATCAACTGGCGTCATATCATCCTTCAAGATTTCGCCCATGTTGTAGTATTGGTCATGCAATTCTACCGTGACGCGCTCTTCACCAAACGCTTCGTTAAACTTAGCCGCAATGTCTTGCAAAGTTTGCTTACGCTCGTTGAACTTCGCCCGATCGTGATCACGAACGATGTACCGCAATTCTGCTTCTTCTGGGTTTCCAGCGACATTGATGACATGCCAGAAACCTTCGCGTCCTTCAGTATGTTCTGGTCGGTCACTTGCAGGCAATTGTGCATGGAAGTCAAAAGCCACTTGAATAGCGTTAATCATCGTATCCTTGGCCGAACCAGGGTGCACATTTAATCCTTGAATCTTCACGCGAGCATCAGCTGCTGAGAAAGTTTCCCATTCTAATTCGCCGAGTGGGCCACCGTCCACCGTGTATGCAAAATCAGCGCCAAATTCAGCCACGTTAAAATGATCTGCCCCGATCCCAATCTCTTCATCAGGACCGAACCCAAAGACCAACTTACCGTGCTTAATTTCAGGATGGGTTAACAAGTACTCCGCTAACGTGACGATTTCAGCCACCCCTGCCTTGTCATCGGCCCCGAGCAAGGTGGTCCCATCTGTTGTAATCAAGGTATGTCCTTGATACTTCTTCAATGATGGGAACTGCGCCGTCGTCAATTTGAAGTCATCATTCAACTTGATGTCGGAAACACCATCATAATTTTCAACAAATTGTGGGTTGACGTTCTCAGCGTTGAAGTCAGCCGTATCAACGTGTGAAATAAACCCAATGGTTGGGACTTCCTCGGCCACGTTCGCCGCTAATTCGGCAAATACGTAACCATCAGCCATTGTTCGCACATTCTCCAAACCAATTGACTGCAACTCCGCAGCTAAATCAGCCAAAAAAGCGACTTCCTTGGGATCTGAAGGTACTGTTGTTGATTCCTCATTTGAACGTGTATTAACTTTGACGTACTTGACAAAGCGTTCAACCAAATTTGGATATTCTGTCTCTACCATGCTAAAAACCTTCCTCTAAAAAATATAAGTGTATGGATCTGTATTTACGGTTGACGCAAATACCCGGGTTAATGCCCAATTATTTTCAACTTGCCATCGTTGGACTAGTTCAGCCATTTTCGGCTTGGCAATGGCTTCCATATGATGATCCGGGTCGATCACGACAAAGTCATCTGCTAACACATCGTGCCCTACATGATAATACAAATCTGCCGTTACATAAGCATCGGCACCCGCGGCCAACGCGGCCGGGTACTCGCTACCACCATCGCCACCAAGCACGGCAATTGTTTGAATCGGCCGTTCTAGGTCATTGGCAATCACCCGCACCGTCGCGACATCAAAAGTTGCCCGCACTTGTTGTGCAAATTGCGCGACGGTCATTGGTGTTGCTAAGGTACCGATCCGGCCTAACCCTGTTACGCCGTCTGCATTTGGCAGAATGGGTTTCGTTTGGGTGATCCCCAATAATTCAGCTAACCAATCATTCATGCCATCAGTCGCCGCATCCAAATTGGTATGCGCGGCATAGACCACAATATCGTGCTTGATCAAATCAGCGTACATTTGATTTTGTGGCTGTGATAAATCAAGATTTTTGGCTGGCCGAAACATCACTGGATGATGGGCAAAAATAAAATCAACATGCTGTTCAATGGCTTCTGTGACCACTTCTGGGCGCACATCTAACGTGGTCATCACTGTTTTGATATCACGGTTAGGATCACCGATCTGCAAGCCAATTGGATCCCGTTCCCACGCTAACTCGCGTGGCGCATGGGCTTCGATCTTTGCAATTAATTCACTAGCTATCATGCCAACACCTCCAGAATGTGATCCCGGGCGGCCTGATACGCGTGATATGCCGGTGTCGCGGTCTTTTCCGCTGCAGCTAGCTGAGTCATGATTGTATGAATCCGATCGGCTTCTTGTTGCCAACGGGCTTGCCAAACTTCTGGTCGGCGTGCAAGATTAAACGGCCCAAATTTCAGCTGTCGGGTGGTAAACTTTGTGACTCCCGGTTCAGCAACTAGGACTTCGTAGTAATGATTGTCATCAAAGACCATCGTTTCATCAATCAAAGCGTAGCCATTATCTTGTAACCAAGTACGAACGACATCCACAT
This is a stretch of genomic DNA from Weissella soli. It encodes these proteins:
- a CDS encoding DNA-directed RNA polymerase subunit epsilon — translated: MIFKVYYQETKKRNPKREDTRSLYIDAANMPEARMIVEENTSHNIELIEALSDKALAYEQQGVNFKVVTVAELAAAKED
- a CDS encoding aldo/keto reductase is translated as MYVYTFNNSTDQVPAVGFGTWSLKGDAGIAAIKQALTNGYTYLDGAFNYDNEATVGEAIRQSGKARDELIIASKLPGRYQHYQAALDTIQESLLRLNLEFFDVYLIHWPNPKQDLYVEAWQALIEAKKRGWVKHIGVSNFTPAHIDRLIAETGVTPEINQVELHPYFNQEGTLVYDREHKIITQAWSPLGRGSEILNDPVLTSIAKAHARSVGQVILRWDLQRGVMALPKSTNAARQRENLAILDFELTGDEVQMINSLSRVDGRLQNQDPDIYEEF
- the pepT gene encoding peptidase T, producing the protein MVETEYPNLVERFVKYVKVNTRSNEESTTVPSDPKEVAFLADLAAELQSIGLENVRTMADGYVFAELAANVAEEVPTIGFISHVDTADFNAENVNPQFVENYDGVSDIKLNDDFKLTTAQFPSLKKYQGHTLITTDGTTLLGADDKAGVAEIVTLAEYLLTHPEIKHGKLVFGFGPDEEIGIGADHFNVAEFGADFAYTVDGGPLGELEWETFSAADARVKIQGLNVHPGSAKDTMINAIQVAFDFHAQLPASDRPEHTEGREGFWHVINVAGNPEEAELRYIVRDHDRAKFNERKQTLQDIAAKFNEAFGEERVTVELHDQYYNMGEILKDDMTPVDLAEQAMKELAIEPIIEPVRGGTDGSKITFLGLPTPNLFAGGENMHGRFEYVSTTVMAQAVDVLLKISELNLRK
- a CDS encoding DUF896 domain-containing protein; this encodes MAESERILAVRTRINELAAKDKTAEGLTKEEEAERADLRQEFLANFRAAFRSQVEMLQVFDDDGNEVTPEKIKQVQREKGVRED
- a CDS encoding Nif3-like dinuclear metal center hexameric protein, producing MIASELIAKIEAHAPRELAWERDPIGLQIGDPNRDIKTVMTTLDVRPEVVTEAIEQHVDFIFAHHPVMFRPAKNLDLSQPQNQMYADLIKHDIVVYAAHTNLDAATDGMNDWLAELLGITQTKPILPNADGVTGLGRIGTLATPMTVAQFAQQVRATFDVATVRVIANDLERPIQTIAVLGGDGGSEYPAALAAGADAYVTADLYYHVGHDVLADDFVVIDPDHHMEAIAKPKMAELVQRWQVENNWALTRVFASTVNTDPYTYIF
- a CDS encoding YigZ family protein; its protein translation is MTAPYITIAQSEYTYEQVIKKSRFIVSLMRVTDKAAAKAFIERISQANRKANHNVWTYLLGDRDEIQRYSDDGEPAGTAGVPMLEVLKNNGIHDVVAVQTRYFGGIKLGAGGLIRAYAGTMASAVATVGLVQRIERRQLTLTIEYAQYEPLKYWLESQAYSILDTEYATGVTLTVPVNTELVADFVQAVTDHLQGKVTVEVGAVNLFEIPYDKAVTAKTSSLK
- a CDS encoding YneF family protein, which translates into the protein MSTSIWIVIVVIAAVLGAIAGFFLARRSMESYLKKNPPISEEMMKSMMTSMGQKPSQKRLNQMMAQMKAQQNHK
- the rnjA gene encoding ribonuclease J1, translated to MSTNLDIRSDETAVFALGGMGEIGKNTYAIQVQDEIIVIDAGVKFPEDELLGIDYVIPDYSYLIANRDKVKALLITHGHEDHIGAIHFFLNAVNVPVYAGPLALALIRNKLDEHHLLGKVELHELSEDDVIKFDHMSVEFFRTTHSIPDTFGMSITTPAGVIVETGDFKFDLTPTTKQPPNLQKMARIGSEGVLLLMSDSTNAERDEFSKSEKWVGKTIDKLFDEIDGRIIFATFASNMSRVQMATEAAIAHGRKISVFGRSMDNAVTNGRALGYLDIPEDMLVDAREINRLPDNEVLILSTGSQGEPMAALARIANGTHKQISIKPGDTVIFSSSPIPGNTQSVNRVINELEEAGADVIHGKVNNIHTSGHGGQEEQKLMLSLMKPKYFMPVHGEYRMLKVHAGLGEQVGVPEENIFVLDNGDVLALTADSARLADHIPAEDTYVDGNGIGDIGTAVLRDRQMLSQDGLVVVVATIDLKSQEITAGPDILSRGFIYMRESEELINEGRKEIFHALLTAMHEPGATEHSIRNAVISRLQRFLYEQTKRRPLILPMFIMI
- the lexA gene encoding transcriptional repressor LexA — encoded protein: MAERGHTSDIILRFIYSFLQSNGYPPAIREIAQAANLASPSTVHGHLKRLESKGFLVRHDDKNRAIELTEAGLAHLGIYQAITTMPVFELATIKFDDNSVPQFPIPPNLLQHRGKLFMMRYHGSHLKNMGILDGDNIIVRRQETIDNGEIAIVRYRADEYYIGRYFQETERIRITTDNDGIAPDLLDPAYLTILGRVVGLYRDSIY